A stretch of DNA from Rubrobacter naiadicus:
GGGTTTCCTCCGCGCTCCCGGCCTCTCCGGCGAGCTCCGCTCCTTCTATGGCGTGCAGCACTTCCTCGAGTCCGGCCCGCACCATCGGGCAACCGTCGGCTATCAGGACGCCTGCTCTCCCGCCGCGACACATCCATCCCTCCCGGAACACGAACGGAACGTTCGTATGTTACGTGGTGTATGCCGGGCACACAACGGCCGTGGGAGGATCATCCGAAGACCCAGGTGAGGGCGCAGGGGAAGCCGAGCAAAAACGACAGCGCGAAGCAGGTGGTGAAGAAGACGTTCTCCTCGGAGGTGTAGGTGTAGAGACGGGCATAGTGAGCCGCGAGGAGCAGGGAGGAAAACGAGACGGCCCCGAGCAGGACTGAGGTCACCCTTAGAGTGTAGAGGATTCCTATCTGCCGGGCGACGCCGCCGGCGTTGAGGAGCAAAAGCCCGAACCAGTCGGCGGTGAGCATGGACGATGCGGCGAAGAGGCCGAGCAGGGCCACGAACACCCTCCGGGGGAAGAGAGGACCGCGGACGTAGGCGTTGAGCTCGTCCTCCTTCTTCGCGAGGAGGACGGAGAGGAAGCGCCTGCAGGCGGGGGGCAGCCTCATGCTGCATACGTTATATCATCCGCGCAGGAACCCGCCCTCGGCGTGGATGGTCTGGCCCGTGATCCAGGCCGAATCCTCCCCCGCGAGGAACGCGACGACCTTCGCCGCGTCCTCGGGACGGCCCACTCTTCCAGCCGGGAACCTGGCGGCGAGATCCTCTCTCACCTCCGGCGACATCCAGCCGGTATCGGTCGGGCCGGGGTCGAGAGCGTTGGCGGTGATGCCCCTGTGCATGAGCTCGGCGGCGAGGGTGCGGGTGAACGCCTCGAGGGCGCCCTTGGTCGCGGCGTAGGCGAGCTCGCCGGGCATGGGCCCGAGCGACTGGCCGGAGGTGAGGTTTACGATCCTGCCCGATGTCCCCCGGAAGCGGCGGGCGAACCCTGCGCACAACAGCGCCGCAGCCCGCAGGTTCACCGCGTAGTGGGCGTCGAGCGTCGCGGCATCCAGGTTCTCGTAGCCGTCGCGCTCCGAGCGGGCGGCGTTGTTGACGAGGACGGAGGGCGGACCGATCTGCTCCTCCACCGCATCGAGCAGCCGCTCCGCCGAGTCCGGAGGCGCAAGGTCGATCCGCAGACATCCCGCGCGCACCCCGCATCTCTCGAGCTCCGCGCGCAGGGGGGACGGATCCTCTCCCTCCAGGCAGGAGAAGAACACGTCCATCCCCTTGTCCGCCAGCTCGCGGCAGACGGCGGCTCCGATCCCTCGCGGGTTTCCCGCCCCGGTGACGAGCGCGACGCGACCTTCCATCCGAGACCTCCCGCTCCGGTTACAGAGGAAAAGATTCAAAAGATTCTAACGGGCGGATTGCACCTCGCTGGTGCGCTTTATCGCGGCCTCGTCCAGCGCCTGCAGCGACTCGGTGTAGCTCATTCCGGAGGCCTGCAAAAGATCCACCGCGGTGGACCGGATCTGCCCGACGAGCATGCTCGTCTCGAGCTCCTTGTGCTCGACAAGGACGGCGGTCGCCCCGGCGGCGGCCTCGAGGGCGAGCGCGCGGGCCTCACCGGGGTTCTCCAGCCGCTCGAGGTAGACACCCAGAGCCCCCACCGACCCGGCGAGCTGCCGCACGGCGGCGGGAAGGCCCTGCGCCCGGGGATGCCCGCTCCTTATCAGCGCCCTCGCGGCCCGCGCCAGGACCCGCACGTTGCGCACCGCCAGGTCGAGCTGTCCTGCGGCGGTGGAGTAGAACCCGAGCTCTCCGAGCGCCCTCCGGCGCGCCGGGGAGAGACGGCTCGCCCCGTACCCGGAGGAGAGCGCCTCCCTGAGATCCTCGACCCTGCCGTCCATCGCCCGCGCCCGCCCGAGCGCCCTCTCGGCCCATTCGAGATCCCCCGCCTCGAGCGCCCCGGCCACCTCCTCCAGAACACCGGCGAGCTCGCCGAAGACCGGACGCGCCGCCTCGCGCACCTTCCTGCGCGGGTTCTCCGGGAAGACGGCGCGTACCGCGAGCGCCATCCCGCTGCCGATGAGCGCGTCCAGGAAGCGCCCGGTGAACGGCGCCGGGCTCGCCGGCACGAGCGTCACCATCAGAAGGGCCGAGACCGCGGCCTCCGTCACCAGGAGCTCGCTCTCCCCGATGAGGAGCGCCACCGCCGTCGCCAGCGCGACCACTACCCCGATCTGGACCGCCCCCGAGCCTATCGCCGAGACGAAGACGTCCGCTATGGCGAGCCCGCAGGCCACCCCGAGGACCAGCTCGACCGCCTGCCGCCCCTCCCTGCCGGCGGCGGCCCCCAAAGAGATGATCGCCGCGATCGCCGCAAACGACGGGTTCTGGTGCCCCAGCAAAACGTGCGCCACCCCCCACGCCACACCCGCAGCCACGGCCTTGCGCAGTATGAGCCCGCCGTTCGCCCGCAGCCGCCCCAACGCCCCCGCCATCCGGTAGCGGAGCGTCCGAGCACCAGCCCTGAACCACAGATCCCTGAACACACCCGCTCCCATCACGCTGGAGATCACCTCCCCTCTCTCGTTTGCCTGCAGCTTACTTTTCTCATATAAATGCTCCGCGCATATAGCAACCGGAACCTGGAAGTTAGCACACTTCGTGTATCTAGCAAGGGAGTTTGGGGCGAAAGCCCCCTGCGTTTACCGAAATGTTACCGGGGGTTCACCTGGAGGCGCGAGGCGTAGCTCTTCGAGGGGGGATCCCAGGGCGGGTTTCTCGAGCCAGCGCGCCGTCGATCCTCCTCACAGAAGCTCTCCCCGCGCCACCAGCTGCACCCTGCCGCCGACCGAGACCCGCATCGTACCGGCTTCGTCTCTTCCCGCCCGCAGGTGGAGCAGGGAGGGGCGTCCGATCTCGTAGCCCTGCTCGACCCGGAGGTCGACCGGGCCACCGCGGTGCTCGACCAGGTAAGAGGCGAGGCATCCAGCGGCGCTCCCGGTCGCGGGGTCCTCGGTGACGCCGATGCCGCCGGCGAACATCCGGGCCGAGAGGTCCCCCGGCCCGTCACCGTGCGAGCCCGGGCAGAAGGCGTATACGCTCTTCTCTCTCACCCCGAGAGGCCGGCAGCGCCGGAGGGCGTCCAGGTCTCTCAGGGGAACGATGACGACCGGGATGCCCGTCGAGACCGTCTCGACCGGCAGCTCCGGGTCCAGGTCGCGCTCCTTCAACCCGAGGGAGCGGGCCGTCTCCTGCCGGTCGTGCTCCCCCCCGAAGGCGGGAGGGAGCTGGTGCATCCAGAGCACCTCGCCGAAATCCACCGGGATGCGCCCGGCGGGCACCTCGAGCACCAGGCGACCGGCAGGCTCTTCCGGAGCCTCGTGCCGTATGACATACGCCGTCCCGAGCGTCGGGTGACCGGCGAAGGGAAGCTCTTCCCTGGGGGTGAAGATGCGAACCCGGTGGGCGTCCCTCTTCGTGGAGAGAACGAAGGAGGTCTCGGAGTAGTTCATCTCGGAGGCCACCCTCTGCATCTCCCCGGAGGAGAGGTCGCCGGCCTCCAGCACCACCGCGAGCTGGTTGCCCGCGTATTTCTCCTCGGCGAAGACGTCGACGATGTAGAAGGTGTGGCTCATCGGTTCTCTATCCGTAGTCCGGGTCGGTGCGGGCGAGGCGCATCACCCCGATGAACATCCTGAACGCCGTCTCGTAGTCCTCGTGCGTCCAGCAGACGCGCCGGTCGTCCAGCCGCTTCAGGCCGGGGAAGTACATCACGCTCTCGGCCGTGCTCGCGCTCGCGAACTCCGCGGTGAAGGTGTAAGGCCCCTCCGGAGAGTAGGGCGAGAGGTACTCCCGGCGGCTCACGGCCTCGAAGGCCGCCCGGCGGATGCGTTCGCGGGACGCTCCCGGCGAGAGGCAGCGGGCCGTGTAGCGGTCCACGGCGGTCTTGACGCAAGCGGTGCGGACGCCCGGGTAGAGGGCCTCGGATTCGGCGCAGATCAGATCGTCTCCCGTCACCAGGCCCACCGGGATGCCCGCGAGACCGGCGAAGGCGGCGTTCATCCGGCCCTCGCTGCACACCTCGCCGTTCAGCTCCAGCCTCACGAGCGTCGAGGGTCCGGTGAAGGTGTGGCTCAGGATGCCGCCCGTCCCGGCCGCCGAATGGTAGCCGACGAAGAAGACCAAGTCCGCCTCGTTGCAGCCCTCCATCATCGAGAGAGGCTTGCGGGAGCCCACGATCACCTCAGCCCCGGGGGCGAGGTCTTCCAGCAGCAGGTTGCGCATCCCGTCGTGCGCCTCGTTGACCAGGAACTCTCGCGCACCGGCCCGCCGCGCTCCCTCGATGGCGGCGTTCACGTCCGCGGTGAGGAGCCTCCTGAAAGCCTCGTAGCGCGGGCGCCCCGGGATGACGTCGTCCGGGTGGGTCACCCCAGTCACGCCTTCCATGTCCGCCGAGATGTAGACCCTCATACCATCCTCCCCTTACTTACCGGCTCATTCTGACAGCCCCGGTCGGGTCGCAGATGTGACCTGGATCAAATCACTGGTGTACAATTACGGTGGTATGGCAGAGTTCCGCTACGGTCGGTGGTACTTCGAGGAGGGCGAGTACGCCCTGCGCAAAGACGTGCGTCCCCGGGAGCGCAAAAACCCTGTCGTCGAGGTCGTCGAGAACCTGGGGACCACCGAGAATCCCTGTGGCAAGGCCGACTGCCGGGGCAACTGCCTGGAGTATCTGGTACGTCCGGTCAGGGGCCGCAGGAGCTACGGCCTCAACGAGTGCAAGCTCTCCCCGCTCGTCAGCATCCTCTAGAAGCCCTCGTAGTGCTTCTGCGCCAGATGTCTCCCCGCGGCGTACAGCCTGAGGAGAGGGCCGCCGCCTATGGGCGCGAGCAGAAGACCCGTGAACCCCGCCGGCAGAAGATCACGGGCGATGGCCCAGATCACGACGAGTGAGGGCTCTATCGGGAACAGAACGTTGCGGACCGAGGGGAACGGGTCGAGGATCTTCCCCGGCGGCAGCACGCCGGTGTAGTAGGCCCCGAGGATGATCAGGCCGGAGATGAGCCCCATCAGCAACGCGAGCAGCAAACTCAGGATGATGCGCATCGTGGGTCTCGGCTCGACGTAGGAGTCGCCGGCTCTGGAGCGCCGCAGCCGGAGCAGACCGCCGAAGAGGGGACCCGCGATCAGCCCGGCGACGAAGCCCGCCGTTATGTAGAAGATCGAGACGAAAGCCAGGTTGCCCTCGCTGCTCTGGCCACCCTTCAGCACGAAGAGGATGAAGGGCTCCGGGAAGAGCGCCTTGACGAGCGCGAACGCGAAGCCGTAGAGCGCGCCGAGGCCTATGAACCTGAGCGTATAGTTCACAGGTTCCTCCCGACGCGCTCTCTGGCCTGCACGATCCTCAACGTAGCAGAGAGGTTATACTACCTCCCTCCCGGCCGGTGCAAGAGCTTTCACTCCACGGCGCCCGCCGCACTCCCGCCGTCCCCGATCCAGACGGTCTTCGCGTTCATGAACTCATGGATGCCGAAATGCGAGAGCTCACGTCCGTAGCCGCTGTTCTTCACCCCGCCGAAGGGAGCCTCGGGGGTGGACTCGGTCATCTTGTTCACGTAGACCATCCCGGCCTCTATCTCGTCTATGAAGCGCTCCTGCTCTTCGGGATCGTTGGTCCAGACCGAGGAGCCGAGCCCGAAGGACGAGTCGTTGGCGATGCGGATCGCCTCGTCTATGTCCCGCACGACGAACAGGGAGGCCACGGGGCCGAAGATCTCCTCCCGGTAGGCCGGGGATCCCTCGGGGATGTCGGTGAGGACCGTCGGCGGGTAGAAGTTGCCGGTCCCGTCGATGGGCTTGCCCCCGGTCAGGACCTTCGCCCCCATCTCGACGCTCTTCCTGACCTGGGCGTCGACGTCCTCCAGGATCTGGGGCATCGCGAGCGGCCCCATGTCCGTCTCCTCCTGCATCGGGTCGCCGACCTTCAGCGCCTGCATCCGCTCGACGTAGCGGCGGGTGAACTCGTCGGCTACGTCCTGGTGCACGATGATCCGCTTGGCGTTGATGCACGACTGGCCGTTGTTGAGCGTCCTGGCGGTCACCGCGGTGCTCACCGCGCGGTCGAGGTCCGCCGAGGGCATCACGATGAACGGGTCGGAGCCGCCGAGCTCCAGCACGCTCTTCTTTATGTTCTTCCCCGCCGCGCTCCCGACGCTCTTCCCTGCGCCCTCGCTCCCGGTGAGGGTCACGGCCCTGACCCTCTCGTCCTCTATTATCTCCGCCACACGCGAGGAGCCCACGAGCAGCGTCTGGAAGGCTCCCTCCGGGAATCCGGCGCGGCGGATGACGTCCTCTATGGCCAGGGCGCACTGCGGGACGTTCGAGGCGTGCTTGAGCAGGATGACGTTGCCCGCCATGAGCGCCGGCGCGGCGTGCCGGAAGACCTGCCAGAACGGGAAGTTCCACGGCATCACCGCCAGGATCGGGCCTATCGGCTGGTAGCGGACGAAGGCCCTGCCCTCGAGCTCTATCTCCTCGTCGGCGAGGAACCTCTGCGCGCTCTCGGCGTAGTAGCGGCAGCCGCGGGCGCACTTGTGCACCTCACCCTCGGCGGAGGCGAGCGTCTTGCCCATCTCGGAGGTTATGATGCGCCCGAGATCCCCGGCCTCCTCGTCGAGGATCTCCGCCGCCCGCAACAGCCTCTCGCGGCGCTCGGAGAGCGGGGTCCTGCGGTACTCCCGGAAGGCCCTGGCGGCCAGCTCGAGCTTCTCGTCTATCTGCCGCCCGTCGAGCTCCTCGAAGTGCTTGATCTCCTCCCCGGTCGCAGGGTTAACGCTGGCTATGGGCATCGATCCCTCCTTTGGTCTTCTCTTGCGCCCTAATATACCCGCCCGGGGCGCCGAAGACTCGGCTTGACCGGGGTTTCGAACGGCAATATGCTGTCTGGGTCGAACACCTCTTGGGGAAGGAGGAGAACTTAATGCATAAGAAGAGGAGATCGTACGCGCTCCTCGGGCTCGCCGTATTGGCAGGCGTACTCCTGGGAGCGGGGGTGGCCCTCGCCGCCGCCATGGACGCGCCGGTGACGGTTGGCAGCCCGCCGACGCCGTTCCCGCAAAACAAACAGAACGAACCCGCGGTGGCGATAGACCCGCTGAACCCCCAGGTCCAGGTCGCGGGCGCGAACGACGAGATCGACCTCGCCCCCTGCAAAGGCAGCAGCTGCCCGTTCACCCCGGGTGTAGGAGTCTCGGGGGTCTACTTCTCGTTCGACGGGGGGAAGAGCTGGACCCAGCCGACCTACCACGGGTACTCTGCGCGCGACGGCTCGCCCGGCCCCGGACCGATCGGGACGCTCCCGAACTACTACGAGAACGGGCTCGTCTCCGACGGTGACCCCTCGGTCGCCTTCGGCCCACGCCCCGGCCCGAACGGTTTCTCCTGGTCCAACGGGGTGAGGCTCTACTACGCCAACCTGACGTCGAACTTCGACTCCACACGCGGTGAGCAGGCCTTCAAGGGCTTCGAGGCGATAGCCGTCTCCTACACCGACGACCTGCAGGGTGCCGCGGCCGGCCAGAACAGCGCCTGGAGCGACCCGGTCATCGTGAGCAAGCAGAACGCCGCCCTCTTCTCGGACAAAGAGCAGGTCTGGGCGGACGACGCCGCCACGAGCCCCTACTTCGGCAACGTCTACGTCTGCAACGTCGCCTTCCGCAGCCGGGGCGGGGCGCCGGAGCCCGTGATCTTCAGCCGCTCGACCGACGGCGGCAAGACCTGGACCAACCGTCAGCTCACCAACGCGGCGAACACCGGCTCCGGGCAGGGACGCTCCGGTGGCCGGCAGGGGTGCACCGTGCGCACCGACAGCCACGGCACCGTCTACGTCTTCTACGAGGGCACCCTCAAGGGCAACAGCGTGCAGTACATGGTCCGCTCGACCGACGGCGGCAAGACCTTCGGACGGCCGCGCGCCGTCGCCCGGGTGGTCGACGTCGGCGCCTTCGACCCGGTGGGCGGGGACTTCACCTTCGACGGCGTCGCCGGAGCCCGCACCAACAGCTTCCCGAGCGTGGACATCGCCAACGGAGCACCGAGCGGGAAGAACGCCCCGAACACGATCGCGCTCCTGTGGCCCGACGCCCGCAACGGCCTGAACCACGAAGAGGCGCTGCTCGAGCTCTCGAACGATGGAGGGAAGACTTTCACCGAACCCGTAAACGTGGCGGCCAACGGCGACAGGCCCGACTTCCCGGCCGTCGCGCTCTCACCCGACGGTACCGACCTCTACGTCACCTACGACGCCTTCCTCGACCCGTACCGCCACGACACCTCCTCTCCGCGCCGGTTCCAGGGCGTGGTGCGCCACGCGGACCTCTCGGGTACCAGCCTCAGTAATCTGCAGACCGTCTACCGCGGCGCCGTGGGGGACGCCCGGGCTTCGAGCGCGAACGGACTCTCCACCGAATTCCTCGGGGACTACAACTACCTCGACGCCACCAACGGCGCTGCGACGGCGGTCTTCAACGACGCCAGAAACGGGTCCGACTGCCCGGCGATCGACGCCTACCGGCAGGCCCTCGCGAACGGGGACACCTCGGCGAGCGCGCCGGCCCCGGCGGCCGACTGTCCGGCCACCTTCGGCAACACGGACATCTACTCGGCGGCGCTCGCGGACCCGACGCCGTAGCCGGGAACATCTCGGGAGCTGGCCCGGAGAGCCTCCACGCTCCGGGCCAGCTCCTTTGCCGCCCGCAGGACATCCTCGCGGGTGGTGAAACGCCCCAGGCTGAGCCTGATGGAGGAGCGGGCCCGCTCCTCTCCGAGACCCATTGCGAGCAACACGTGCGAGGGACCGGGGTCGGATGAGGCGCAGGCCGAACCCGAGGAGGCCGCGACCGCGGTGAGCTCCGCCAGAAGATCCGAGGCGGCAACCCCGGGGAAGGAGACGTTAAGGGTGTTGGGGAGACGCCTTTCGGGGTCTCCGTTCAGAAGCACGTCCGGCACCCGCCCGGAGAGCTCCCGCCACAGCAAATCCCGCAGATCTCTCATCCGCCCCGCCTCCCCGGGCAGCGACTCCGCGGCGAGCGTGGCCGCCCGGCCGAAGCCTGCTATCCCGGGGACGTTGAGCGTCCCGCTCCTGAGCCCCCGTTCCTGACCGCCGCCGTAGAGGAGCGGCGCGGGGCGCACCCGCCGTGGACGGCGCCGGATGTACAGGGCACCCACCCCTTTGGGCCCGCAGCACTTGTGGGCGGAGAGGCTCATCATGTCCACCCCGAGCGCACCGACGTCGAGCGGGAGCTTGCCGAGCGCCTGCGCGGCGTCGGTGTGGAAAGGGACCATATGCTCGTGCGATACCTCCGCGAGCTCGCGCACGGGGTTCACGGTGCCGGTCTCGTTGTTGGCGAGCATGATGGAGACGAGGGCGGCCCCCTCCCCGAGAGCCTCGCGCAGCGCGTCGGGGCTCACCACCCCGTGACGATCGACGGGGAGCAGGACGACCTCCACCCCGCGCCGGGCGAGGGCGCGGGCGCTCTCCAGGATCGCCTCGTGTTCCGTCGGGGAGGTGACGAGGCGGTCTCCGGGCCCGAGCGTCCCGAAGAGCGCCCAGTTGTCCGCCTCGGTCGCGCCGCTGGTGAAGAAGATCTCTTCGGGGGAGGCGCCTATGGCGGCGGCGAGTTCCTCCCGCGCGGCCTCGACGGCGGCCTCGGCGCTCCACCCGTAGGCGTGGGTGGCCGAGGAGGGGTTGCCGAAGTGCTCCTTCAGATAGGGGAGCATCGCCTCGAGGACCCGCCCGTCGAGCGGGGTGGTCGCGTTGTAGTCGAGGTAGACGGGATCACGCACCGCGCACCCCGCTCCCCACCGGCGCGTCCTCCCTGTGGTGGCAGCCGCGGCTCTCGCCCTCGGCGAGCGCCCCTTCGAGGATGGCCCGGGCGACGAGCAGCGGTGAGCCGAGCTCCGTCCTCCCGTAACGCTCCCGCAGCTCCTCGAGCTCTTCGATTCCCCGCTGCAGCCCCGCGGCGGTGCGCAGGATGCCCCCACGCTCCCACATCACCTCCCGGAGCCTGCGCCAGGCCGCCTCTGGCGCTGGGGCGGGCGGGGCGATCTGGGGGAGAGGGAGCGGCGGCCGGGCGCACCCGGAGGACGCCGCGTCCCTGCCGGCGCGCCAGCCCCACACGAGGCCTTCCAGGAGCGAGGTCGAAGCCAGGCGGTTCGCGCCGTGCAGCCCGGTCCTCGCGACCTCTCCGGCGGCCCACAGCCCCTCCAGCGTCGTTCGGCCGTTCGCGTCCGCCTCCACGCCGCCGCAGGAGTAGTGGGCGGCGGGGACGACCGGGATCCTCTCCCGCTCCGGGTCTATCCCGATCTCGCGGCAGCGAGCGTAGATGGCGGGGAAGCGCGCCGCGAACCGACCCGGGGGGTGTCCGGTGGCGTCCAGGTAGACGCATGGAGGGTCGCTCTCGGCCATCGCGCTCCATACCGCGCGGGCTACCACGTCGCGCGGGGCGAGAGAACCGAGCGGGTGGTCGACGATCTCCTCGCCGTCTTCCCCGACGAGCACCGCCCCTTCCCCGCGCACGGCCTCGGAGACGAGGAAGCGCCGCTCTCCCTCCTTCTCGTAGAGCGCGGTCGGGTGGAACTGGACGTAGTGCAGGTCCGCGACCTTCGCCCCCGCCCGGAGCGCGAGCGCGATCCCCTCGCCGAGCGCTCCGGGCGGGTTGGTCGTGTGCCGGTAGAGCGCGCCGAGTCCTCCGGTCGCGAGGACGGTATGGCCGACGATGCCCAGGATCTCGCCCCGGTAGAGGGCCACGACCCCACCGCAACCTCCCTCCCCGGAGAGCAGCGAGAGCGCCCGCACCCCGGCGAACACCTGGACACCCTCCTGCGCGAGGACGGCACGGGTGAGGGCTTCCTGGATCGCCGCCCCCGTCGTGTCCCGGCGGTGGATGACCCTCGCGGTCGAGTGGGCCGCCTCGCGGGTGCGGTGCAGGGCCCCGCCCTCGTCCCGGTCGAAGGGGACGCCGAGCTCTTCTATGAGGAGGCGCTCGACCAGCTCCGGCCCCTCGGCGGCGAGGAGGCGGGCCGCCTCCGGCTCTCCACCCCCGGCCTCGAGGATGTCGTGGATCAAAAGCTCCCGGGGCTCGTCGGGGTCGGGGTGGATGATCCCACCCTGCGCGTAGCGGGTGTTGGACTCTTCGGGATCGGGGTGGCGGGTGAGGAGCGCGACGCGGGCACCCTCGCGGGCGGCGGAGAGCGCGGCGGCGCACCCGGCGATCCCTCCACCCACGACGACGAGGTCGAACCTCAGCACGGTACGACCTCGAGCGAGACGTCCGCCGCGGGCGCGGAGTGGGTGAGCGCCCCGATCGAGATGAGATCCGGCCCCGCCTCCGCGTAGGCGCGCACGCTCCTGAGGTCCACCCCGCCGGAGACCTCGACGACCACCTCCGGCCTCCTCCGCCGCGCGAGCGCGACGGCCTCCGCGACCTCCTCCGGGCTCATGTTGTCGAGCAGGACCGCATCGGCCCCGGCGTCGAGCGCCTCCTCGAGCATCGAGAGGTCCTCGACCTCGGCCTCGACCTTCAGCAGGTGCGGGGCCCCGGCGCGGGCGCGCCGCACCGCCTCCCCAACCCCGCCTGCGAGCGCGACGTGGTTGTCCTTGATCAGGATGCCGTCGTCGAGCCCGAAGCGGTGGTTGACCCCGCCCCCGGCCCTGACGGCCGCCTTCTCGAGCCGGCGCATCCCCGGTGTGGTCTTGCGGGTGTCGACCACGCTGGCCCCCGTGCCCACGACCTCCCTGACGTAGCGGCGGGTGGTGGTGGCCACCCCCGAGAGCCGCATCAGCAGGTTGAGCGCGACCCGCTCGGCGGCGAGGATGGACCTCGCGGAACCTTCGACCACGGCCAGCCCCGTCCCGGCCACGACCTCCTCCCCCTCGGAGACGAGCGCGGAGAATCGCACCTCGGGATCGGCCTCGTGGAAGACGGCCCGCGCCGCCTCGAGCCCGAAGACCACGAGCTTCTCCCGGGCGACGAACCGCCCCGCAGCCCGCGCTCCTTCGTCCACGGTGAGCTCCGAGGTCACGTCCCCTCTGCCCGCGTCCTCCTCGAGCGCCCGCCGGGCGAGCTCGCGCAGCGGCGCCGGCGGACGCACCCTTCGCGCCGTCTCCTCCATCATCCGACCTCCAGCATCCGCTCGATGGGCCGGAGGGCCCTGAGGCGCAGCTCCTCGTCGATCTCTATCTCCGGGGAAAGCTCCCTCATGCACGAGAGGAGCTTCTCGAGCGTGTTGCGGCGCATGTGCGGGCACTCGCTGCACGCCTCGCACGCGGGCCCCTCTCCGGGCGCGCGGATGAAGGTCTTCTCCGGGGCGGCCTTCTGCATCTGGTGGATGATGCCGGGCTCGGTCGCCACGATGAACGTCTTGGCCGGGCTCTCGGTGACCCGCCGCAGCAGGCTCGAGGTGCTCCCGACGTGGTCGGCGAGCGCGAGCACCCGCTCCTCGCACTCGGGATGGGCCAGCACCTCGGCCTCCGGATGGCGTACCTTGAGCTGCCGGATCTTCTTCTCCGAGAACTGCACGTGCACCATGCACGTCCCGGGCCAGAGGACCATCTTCCGACCGGTCTTCTGCTGTACGTAGCGCCCGAGGTGCCTGTCCGGGGCGAAGACTATGGGAACGTCCTCCGGGATCGTCGCGATGATCTTCTCGGCGTTGGAAGAGGTGCAGATGATGTCCGAGAGCGCCTTGACCGCGGCCGAGGTGTTCACGTAGGAG
This window harbors:
- the nadB gene encoding L-aspartate oxidase, producing the protein MLRFDLVVVGGGIAGCAAALSAAREGARVALLTRHPDPEESNTRYAQGGIIHPDPDEPRELLIHDILEAGGGEPEAARLLAAEGPELVERLLIEELGVPFDRDEGGALHRTREAAHSTARVIHRRDTTGAAIQEALTRAVLAQEGVQVFAGVRALSLLSGEGGCGGVVALYRGEILGIVGHTVLATGGLGALYRHTTNPPGALGEGIALALRAGAKVADLHYVQFHPTALYEKEGERRFLVSEAVRGEGAVLVGEDGEEIVDHPLGSLAPRDVVARAVWSAMAESDPPCVYLDATGHPPGRFAARFPAIYARCREIGIDPERERIPVVPAAHYSCGGVEADANGRTTLEGLWAAGEVARTGLHGANRLASTSLLEGLVWGWRAGRDAASSGCARPPLPLPQIAPPAPAPEAAWRRLREVMWERGGILRTAAGLQRGIEELEELRERYGRTELGSPLLVARAILEGALAEGESRGCHHREDAPVGSGVRGA
- the nadC gene encoding carboxylating nicotinate-nucleotide diphosphorylase; its protein translation is MMEETARRVRPPAPLRELARRALEEDAGRGDVTSELTVDEGARAAGRFVAREKLVVFGLEAARAVFHEADPEVRFSALVSEGEEVVAGTGLAVVEGSARSILAAERVALNLLMRLSGVATTTRRYVREVVGTGASVVDTRKTTPGMRRLEKAAVRAGGGVNHRFGLDDGILIKDNHVALAGGVGEAVRRARAGAPHLLKVEAEVEDLSMLEEALDAGADAVLLDNMSPEEVAEAVALARRRRPEVVVEVSGGVDLRSVRAYAEAGPDLISIGALTHSAPAADVSLEVVPC
- the nadA gene encoding quinolinate synthase NadA, giving the protein MRVMEGLDLFEEVGRLKEELNAVILAHYYQEPDIQDVADFIGDSLALAQKAQRTDADVIVFCGVHFMAETAKILNPEKKVILPDLEAGCSLADSCPAEQFEEFLRRHPGHAVVSYVNTSAAVKALSDIICTSSNAEKIIATIPEDVPIVFAPDRHLGRYVQQKTGRKMVLWPGTCMVHVQFSEKKIRQLKVRHPEAEVLAHPECEERVLALADHVGSTSSLLRRVTESPAKTFIVATEPGIIHQMQKAAPEKTFIRAPGEGPACEACSECPHMRRNTLEKLLSCMRELSPEIEIDEELRLRALRPIERMLEVG